The following coding sequences lie in one Spirochaetaceae bacterium genomic window:
- a CDS encoding ABC transporter permease: MSEVATEAQQEVRRRSGAIDFAVKMVKTKPLGTACAGVVLLFVLSAIFADAIAPYPPDELNVINRLQGSSAAHLLGTDQVGRDLLTRLIYGARISLLVGLSATVINVLVAILVGGGSGFIGGKVDIAVQRVVDAWIAFPGLLLLLTIMSLTGKGLLQMIVVLGVAGGVEGSRVPRSAVIAIKENDYFQAARAIGTSTGWTLTRHVVPNIMAPMIIVFSISVGGNILSAAALSFLGYGLPSGMPDWGGMLSQEGLLYMESAPWLAFWPGVCLTVIVYSLNMLGDALRDLLDPRLRGSTER, translated from the coding sequence ATGAGCGAAGTGGCGACCGAGGCGCAACAGGAAGTGAGGCGGCGTTCCGGCGCGATCGATTTCGCGGTCAAGATGGTGAAGACCAAGCCGCTCGGCACCGCCTGCGCGGGCGTGGTGCTGCTGTTCGTCCTGTCGGCGATCTTCGCCGATGCGATCGCCCCCTACCCGCCCGACGAGTTGAACGTGATCAATCGGCTGCAGGGTTCGTCGGCCGCCCACCTGCTGGGCACCGACCAGGTGGGGCGCGACCTGTTGACCCGGCTGATCTACGGCGCGCGCATCTCGCTGCTGGTGGGGCTGTCCGCCACCGTGATCAACGTGCTGGTGGCGATTCTGGTGGGGGGCGGCTCGGGATTCATCGGCGGCAAGGTGGACATCGCGGTGCAGCGGGTGGTCGATGCCTGGATCGCGTTCCCGGGCCTGCTGCTGCTGCTGACCATCATGTCGCTGACCGGCAAGGGCCTGCTGCAGATGATCGTGGTGCTGGGCGTGGCGGGCGGAGTGGAGGGCTCACGCGTGCCGCGCAGCGCGGTGATTGCGATCAAGGAGAACGACTACTTCCAGGCGGCGCGCGCCATCGGCACCAGCACCGGCTGGACGCTGACGCGCCACGTGGTGCCCAACATCATGGCGCCGATGATCATCGTGTTCTCGATCAGCGTCGGCGGCAACATCCTGTCGGCCGCGGCGCTGAGCTTTCTGGGCTACGGCCTGCCGTCCGGCATGCCGGACTGGGGCGGCATGCTGAGCCAGGAGGGGCTGCTGTACATGGAGTCGGCGCCGTGGCTGGCGTTCTGGCCCGGCGTCTGCCTGACGGTAATCGTGTACAGCCTGAACATGCTCGGCGATGCCCTGCGCGACCTGCTCGACCCGCGCTTGCGCG